Within Cyprinus carpio isolate SPL01 chromosome A11, ASM1834038v1, whole genome shotgun sequence, the genomic segment tgctatttaaaataaataaataaataaatacaattttaaataattcgATGGCCCCTGTGTTGGATCATATATTATATTGAATTCCAAAATACATCaaatactaaataattttaaaaggcATAACGGGCATTTTGTCCATTTTAGTTGCATTTTTGACGTAAGACCTTGTTAACTGTTGACtccaaaatattcaataaatttaaataatttttttaacctttcCCTACATGCGACAAGGCTGATTTTTTAAACAAGCTGTAGGACCCTCCTGATCTCATATGCGCAGGCAGGGATTTATTGTTAAAAGGTGCAGCCCGAGAGGAACCACGACCTGTTGCTTGGAAACTGGCAGCGTAGGAAGTTTACAGAATATATTACTTGAGCCAGTTTAATAAAAGTGAGCCACGATTCCTACAAAAATATCCTCAGCCTACGGATGACATAACTCACCccctccaaaaaaacaaacaaaaaacaacaactaaagaGTAACTTGAGTAAAGTTTCATTGTGCCACAGATACACAACACTGAGGATTTTGAGTGCAGTTTAGATCGACTGCCAAATTCACAGAGGGTAGCAGGCCGCAACTTATTGCAGTCAAATCTACTTTTCACCTCTTGAAACAAACACCACTGACTGGTTTCTATGGGCAATAGAAATAACAGTCCGCACTcattcattttacagtatgtggGAGAGCTTCATTTAAGACCTTCACCTCCAACTGAGACTTTCATTCAAAGATTCAGAtcttatgtatttttaaagtgcAAAGACAACAGACATGGTATTGGGACTGTTTTAGCCATGAACCCAAGAGATCTCAGCTTCATTTCAGGTCTCGTGTGATTCTGTCTGGCGAATAGTTAGGTATTAACTTTGGCTAGAAGCAGTTTCTGCTCAAGAATTACTTTTGCCTAATTATTTTTTGACTTacatgaaagaataaaaatgcatgaatggaaATCCAGATAGAAAATGGGTAAATTCTCAAGcagaatttaaatatgtataatttgtaatattatttaatattaatcaaatatgtatgtgtttatatatatatatatatatatatatatatatattatatatatatatatatatatatatatatatatatatatatatatatatatatatatatatatatattggtccaTTTGGTCTAATTTGTCCAATAATGCAATATCAGGATTTATTTCCagtatacaattttatatttgctTACAAAAGTATCTTCTGGAACTAAAACTTGCTTGTGTATTGGCTGCATTAGTAGTCACCACTTCCTGTCACTTACTGTACATTCTTTATCTGCCATTATTATCCATTTCTCTTAACACAGTCAGAGTTGATAAAGATCTTTATGCCTGTAAATAAATCCTCCTCATCACAGAGATGAAAGTTTTGCTGAGCTGGGTACGCTGCTTACCCGAGGAAGTCAAAGTCGATGGTGGAGTACTTGGCTTGGATCAGGGCCCAGAAACCCCAGAAGAAATGTGAGGCCTGCCAAAGTGGAAGAACAAAAACTTCAGGGCAAAGCCTTCTAGCTCAATCCATAAACACGTATCACTGACACCAATCAACATGCAAAAAGCTTTTAAATCCAAAACCTTggaataaacaaacataaatagaCTTCATAAATGCAGCATTAACAAAACACTTCCTCCGCTTTGATCCTCTGCAAACTCACCAGAGCAAACTTGTTGACCTGTACGTAGAGCGTCTCCAGTTCAAGCTGGCTCACCTCTTCACCTTTCTTGGTAAAGAGCTTGTAGGCCTGCAGGTAAGTGTGCAGCCAGTCCAACTGCATCTCTCGACTGGGATAAAGGTTATAGTCGGGTTCACTCATgcctgataaacacacacacacataatgaggTTAATGCAAAACAAATCCCAGAGGATTATTTTTGTGAATGATATTTTAATGCTGCTCACCTgcaaattcattaaaatgatttccaaTGTCAAATGCTTGGTAGTTGTAACTGGAGTATTCATAATCAATACACCGAACATGACCTGGAAACAGCAAGAGGGGTTGATTCGCAGTAAATAAGACAAAatactacaaacccgattccaaaaaagttgggacactgtacaaattgtgagtaaaaaaaggaatggaataatttacaaatctcataaacttatattttattcacaacagaatatagataacatatcaaatgttgaaagtgagacattttgaaatgtcatgccaaatattggctcattttggatttcatgagagctacacattcaaaaaaagatgggacaggtagcaataagaggccggaaaacttaaatgtacatataaggaacagctggaggacaaatttgcaacttattaggtcaattggcaacatgattgggtatataAAAAgaacctctcagagtggcagtgtctctcagaagtcaagatgggcagaggatcaccaattccccaaatgctgcggcgaaaaatagtggagcaatatcagaaaggagtttctcagaaaaaaattgcaaagagtttgaagttatcatcatctacagtgcatgaTATCATccaacaatctctgtgcataagggtcaaggctggaaaaccatactggatgctcgtgatctttgggcccttagacggcactgcatcacatacaggaatgctactgtaatggaaatcacaacatgggctcaggaatacttccagaaaacattgtcggtgaacacaatccaccgtgccattcgccgttgccagctaaaactctatatgtcaaaaaagaagccatatctaaacatgatccagaagcgcaggcattttctctgggccaaggctcatttaaaatgagccttgataaaaagaagaggggatgccacacagtggtaaacatggccttgtcccaacttttttgagatgtgttgatgccatgaaatttaaaatcaacttatttttcccttaaaattatacattttctcagtttaaacatttgatatgtcatctatgttgtattctgaataaaatattgaaattctaaacttccacatcattgcattctgtttttattcacaatttgtacagtgtcccaacttttttggaatcaggtttgtacacTTGAATGCATTTTTGAAACGAAATCCCAAAATGTAATGCCTTAGGTGAAAAGGCACTTCGGCTCTATGGTGTTGTCAATATTTCTTTGTTTGAGTTTCCCAACATGTAAACTTCTGGCTCAACCAAATGCAGGATCTCATGTTTGCctaaacaataaaacacaggAGGCAGAGTGGACAGAGCAGCAGTAGTGTTTGAGAAATCTGGAAGCACTCAATATATATGCTATTCCGTTGCACACTGCAgattttaaaacaacagaaaaagacaTTCACAGTGCATTTAACTTGAGTACTATGACATAGACACTACTGGCCAAAAGATTCAGTAAGACAgagatcagtaaaaaaaaaaaaattagagagaaattaacacttttattcagcaaggacacattaaattgatcaaaagccacagtaaagatatttataatgttgcaaaatatttctatttcaaactaattgtgttcttttgaactttctattcatgaaagaatcatgaaaaaatgtatcacgatttccacaaaaacattgttttcaacattaataataagcaaatcagcatattagaatgatttctgaaggatcatatgacactgaagactggagtaatgatgctgaaaattcagctttgcatcacagaatatattacattttaaagcatattagaaattaggtttttttattattgtaataatatttcacaaatttactgtttttactacttttttgttgatcaaataaatgcagccttggtgagcataaaaatacttatttcaaaaacaaacaaacaaacaaaaaaatcttaaaaaaaaaaaaaatctcatcccTAGGagttgaattaaatatgaaaagtgGGCTATGAAAAGAATTCATATTTTTCCCCCCTCCCACATGACTGGTTACACCAGAAGAACAGAAAAGCCATTTCAGAGACAGAGAAAGGTTTTGATACCAAAAATGACTAGCTTTTAACACACACTTTTGTGTACAATAAGACCAGGGACATTTATTCTAAATGTAAATACCGTAAGTTTGATTTCATGCTGTCATGGTGTTTAAGTAAAACCCACCTTCCTTTGCGTTGTGAATGATGTTCTTGCAGAGCAGGTCGTTGTGACAGAGCACTACAGGAGAGCCCAGCTGCGACAGGTGTTCCTTCATCCACATCATTTCCTGTTCTAGCACTTCCTGACTGGGCACTTCCTGCTGAATTCTAGTTCAGAGAACACAGAAACAGATCAGTGATTCAAGCACATGACAAACAGAGAGTCAATAGTGGTTGACAAAAGCATAATgccacaaaatgtaatttttgggaaATTATAGTTTGTTCAATTAATGTTCCCATAATTTTGCACACCCTTCCTAAACATGGCACAGGGTTTGAGGTATAATTTATGACCATAGATCAAACAGTGCAGGATGAGTTACACATACAATTTCAATGCTCAGGGTTAGTTCAAATCATTAATCTCAAATATGAGTAATTGAAATTGCCTTCGCAAAcatcattaatatattaaatctatATGGCTCATCTACAAAGCTCAAATTCTCCTTTgagaattaaattattaatcataaatttttttaaatgtaataaatgcttAATACACCTTCAATAAATCAATTTGCTAACACTATTAACCAACAATGAGCAGTATattttatacagcatttattaatctttgttgatCTTAGTTAATAAGTTCATGCTAGCGAAagtccattaaataacattaagaaACACACTACACACTAATAAGGTTTTATTatatgctgaaattaacattaagattaataaaagcTCCTTTAAGTATTTTTCATCGTCAGTTCATGTACTTAAACTTAAAGTGTTATCAACACAAGTGTTATCAACTAAATACTTCATAAGGTTTAACTTCAGACAGTGGTAAAGTTGTCCAGTTCAACCTCAAAGCAAACTACTGTCTGAAATCGTCCTATTAGACTTCGAGCAGTAACATAACCTCCATCAGAGCAACTATGCTTATGAAACTAATGCTCTAATGACGTAAATGACTTCGCATGTGCATTATCTCTGGGTCCCAATAAACGTCATGATGCAAACAGCCGCCAGCTTTTAAGAGCGAGCATCTTTGTTAAGGTAGACAGTGGAGATGATTATGTGACATAACAGCTCTGTGCATGAGATTAGATGGACGGAAGCAATCTGTGCACCGCAAAAACACCTGTCTGAGCAAAATCAAAGTTTAATGAGGTTTCAAACGGCTTTAATGGGTCTCATCCAATCTGATTCTGAGCTGTGAACTATGTGTGCTTGAATTTGACTTTTAATGAGATCCTTTAAGATTCACTCTCTGAGGGTTACCTGATGTTAGAGGCTTGGTCTGTGAACTCAGTGGCCACCAGCGAGAAGTACTTGCGCATTTTGATCCACAGGTTGGGTTTGGGGATGCAGCCGTTGTGTGCGTGGATGGCGTGAATGCGGGCCATTTCTCGTGCGATCAGTCTGCCAATAATAACAAAGGAAGACGTTGGTCAAAATGGCAATGTTCAATTTCAGCTTAAACACAATGCCTGGAAAAAGCTGTTTGTGTGGAAAAAATGGACATTAGCCCAGGGTCACCGGTGTA encodes:
- the LOC109099037 gene encoding ethanolamine kinase 1-like; this encodes MSGINRQLNHMMETEIHVPVGSPTIRKFQIFVDEHNVTEGAMKLIKELRPGWDPNLIRTKLFTDGTTNKLVGCYVEDCLDDVVLVRVYGNKTELIVDRDNELKSFQVLHANGCAPRLYCTFQNGICYEFMQGRALDTQDVRDPVLLRLIAREMARIHAIHAHNGCIPKPNLWIKMRKYFSLVATEFTDQASNIRIQQEVPSQEVLEQEMMWMKEHLSQLGSPVVLCHNDLLCKNIIHNAKEGHVRCIDYEYSSYNYQAFDIGNHFNEFAGMSEPDYNLYPSREMQLDWLHTYLQAYKLFTKKGEEVSQLELETLYVQVNKFALASHFFWGFWALIQAKYSTIDFDFLGYAVLRFNQYFKTKPDVMALEIPK